The DNA window GAGACCAGCGTCCACGCCATCGGCAGCGCGATGCCGAGCTGTCGGTTGAGGGTCGCCCAGAGCGCCAGCAGGGTGGCGACCGCGAGCCAGCCGCGGCTCTCCTCCTGCTCGGCGCGCAGCCACGCCGCGCTCGCCGCGATCACCACCGCGGTGAACGGCACGTCGGTCATGAACGAGAAGGCGAGCCCGAAGTAGAGCGGGTTGACCAGGAGCAGCGCGGCCCCGACGCCGGCCGCGAAGCGCGGGGCCTTCAGCTGGCGGAGCAGGGCGTACATCGCGAGCACGCCCAGCCAGCCGAGCACGAGCGTGGAGAGCCGCAGCGCGTCGTGGGAGAAGCCGGCCGGGGCCGCGAAGAGCCAACCCCAGAGCACGTGCGTGATCAGCGGCATGCTCTGCCAGTCGGTGAAGCGGAGGGCGCCCTCGTCGACCAGCGCGCGCACGGCCGGCGCGTAGCCCCAGTCATCGTTGAGGGGGAAGTCGCCGTGGGGACCGACGAGGGCCACGCCGGCCCACCACGCCGCGGAGAGCGCCGCGAGCGCGGGCACGTCGGCGAAGCGGCTCGCCTTCACGGGCGGGCTCTCGGTCGCGGCGGGGTCCCCCATCAGAGCTGCGGACCCCATCACACGCGCGCGCTCGCCGGGCAACCCGCGCCCGTTTCACCGCGTCGCATCTTTCGCATTGCTGACCCCGCCCGTGGGACGTAGGTCATGCGCCGCAACCCGATGACGGCTGACAAGGAAGAGGCGCCCTCGCTCAAGAAGCGCGCGGTGACCGGCACGCTCCTGAGCGTCGGCAACGTCGCGGGCATGCAGATCATCCGGCTGGCCGGCAACCTCATCACGACGCGCCTCCTCTTCCCGGAGGCCTACGGTCTGATGGCGATGGTCCTGGTGCTCAACCAAGGCCTGCAGATGATCAGCGACGTCGGCATCCTGCCGTCGATCATCCAGCACGAGCGCGGGGACGAGCGCCGCTTCCTCGACACGGCGTGGACCATGTCGGTGATCCGCGGCGCGCTGCTCTCGCTCCTCGCGCTCTCGATCGCGTGGCCGTACGCGGAGTTCTACGGCCAGCCCGAGCTGTTCCCGCTCGTGATCCTCGCGAGCACCCAGGGCTTCATCAGCGGGCTCGACTCCACGAAGCTCGCCACGCTGAACCGCAAGATCGAGCTCGGCCGGCTGGTCGCGGTCAACATCGGCGGGCAGCTCGTCGTGCTCGTGGTGATGGTCGTCTGGGCTTACCTCAGCCCGACCGTCTGGGCCCTCGCCGTCGGCGCCGTGGCGGGCGACCTCGCCCGCATGGTGCTGAGCCACCTGGCGCTGCCGGGCAGGAACAACCGCTTCGCGTGGGACCCCGAGGCGGCGAAGGTGATCTTCGACTTCGGGAAGTGGATCTTCCTGTCGACCCTGGTGACCTACCTCGGCCTGCGCTTCGACATCATGGCGCTGGGCAAGCTCGAGGAGATGGACGTCATCGGCATCTACAACATCGGCCAGAACCTCGCGGGGCTGCCGGTGCTGGTGACGGGTCAGATCGTCATCTGGGTGCTCCTGCCCGCGCTGAGCGAGTCGTTCCGGGACGACCAGGACCGCTTCGGCGAGAA is part of the Sandaracinaceae bacterium genome and encodes:
- a CDS encoding oligosaccharide flippase family protein; the protein is MRRNPMTADKEEAPSLKKRAVTGTLLSVGNVAGMQIIRLAGNLITTRLLFPEAYGLMAMVLVLNQGLQMISDVGILPSIIQHERGDERRFLDTAWTMSVIRGALLSLLALSIAWPYAEFYGQPELFPLVILASTQGFISGLDSTKLATLNRKIELGRLVAVNIGGQLVVLVVMVVWAYLSPTVWALAVGAVAGDLARMVLSHLALPGRNNRFAWDPEAAKVIFDFGKWIFLSTLVTYLGLRFDIMALGKLEEMDVIGIYNIGQNLAGLPVLVTGQIVIWVLLPALSESFRDDQDRFGENVRKARRILNAAGVLMVAATAIGAPAFFYLLYDPRYHGAGWMVQLLMVPAWFFFMQETSIRVQLAMGDSRHQMFSNVAKLVGTVPGALVGFWIAEVPGLIIGLSLGSFMGYGTVCYGLKQKGIPIFVSDLKWTFLGLAISVLGGATPWIVGPMLGVDAQLASLVIGPIVLLPYALYAGRLTLRAIRARPRG